One segment of Methanobacterium sp. DNA contains the following:
- a CDS encoding archease translates to MENADNKIFEFFDVTADAGFKSYGSTLEEAFENAALAMFEVMTDTGSIKPEIKKEIVVESEDEYALLYDWLSEFLVILDSEFLVFSKFDVKIEKNSEGYILRGTAWGEEFDPKKHESRAEVKAVTYHLMKIKKNNGYMVQVIIDI, encoded by the coding sequence GTGGAAAATGCAGATAATAAAATATTCGAATTCTTTGATGTTACAGCAGATGCAGGTTTTAAGTCCTATGGAAGCACGTTAGAAGAGGCATTTGAAAATGCAGCACTTGCAATGTTTGAAGTGATGACTGATACAGGTTCAATTAAGCCTGAAATTAAAAAAGAAATTGTAGTGGAATCAGAAGATGAATACGCTCTTCTTTATGACTGGTTATCTGAATTTCTGGTTATATTAGATTCTGAATTCCTCGTGTTTTCAAAGTTTGATGTTAAAATAGAAAAAAACAGTGAGGGATATATTTTAAGAGGGACTGCATGGGGCGAAGAATTTGATCCTAAAAAACATGAAAGCCGGGCTGAAGTTAAGGCAGTTACTTATCACCTGATGAAGATTAAAAAGAATAATGGTTACATGGTTCAGGTGATCATTGATATATAA
- a CDS encoding DUF998 domain-containing protein, which produces MTYATVLFTLGFIQKDYNCITQSMSELGAAGAPYALIMNTIGFPLLGILVIAFALGLQRGIKSGSKIGPVLIALSGLSLVMIGVFPCDPGCVDVTVVGVAHSIFATIAAFSMIFAPLFLLPRLKKDDRWQGYVTYSRASFIVAILISAIYGFMVFEEWTGALQRISMGIMLLWVEVMAIRLFYIS; this is translated from the coding sequence GTGACATATGCAACTGTACTTTTTACGCTTGGTTTCATTCAGAAAGATTATAACTGTATTACACAATCCATGAGCGAACTTGGAGCCGCTGGTGCCCCTTATGCATTAATAATGAATACAATAGGATTTCCTTTGTTAGGTATATTGGTAATTGCATTTGCATTGGGGCTTCAAAGAGGTATAAAGAGTGGTTCAAAAATTGGGCCTGTTTTGATAGCTTTATCGGGCTTATCCTTAGTTATGATCGGAGTATTCCCCTGTGACCCAGGTTGTGTGGATGTAACCGTGGTGGGGGTTGCACACAGCATTTTTGCAACTATCGCAGCATTTTCCATGATTTTTGCGCCTTTATTCCTTTTACCGAGATTGAAAAAAGATGATAGATGGCAGGGCTATGTAACCTATTCAAGAGCCTCATTTATTGTGGCGATATTAATTTCTGCTATATACGGATTTATGGTTTTTGAAGAGTGGACAGGTGCGCTTCAGAGAATTTCAATGGGGATAATGCTTCTCTGGGTAGAAGTCATGGCAATTCGGCTATTTTATATATCCTGA